The following are from one region of the Cloacibacterium normanense genome:
- a CDS encoding heavy-metal-associated domain-containing protein: MEKNNHDLRFKTNVNCGGCVASVKPHLDNADGICHWDVDTTNKDKVLTVKSTGITEEQVIETIQKTGFKIEHLTIK; the protein is encoded by the coding sequence ATGGAAAAGAATAATCATGACTTACGATTCAAAACAAATGTTAACTGTGGTGGATGTGTAGCATCTGTAAAACCGCATTTAGATAATGCTGATGGCATTTGTCATTGGGATGTGGACACAACAAATAAAGACAAAGTACTGACCGTAAAATCAACAGGAATTACAGAGGAACAAGTTATCGAAACGATACAAAAAACAGGTTTTAAAATAGAGCATCTGACTATAAAATAA
- a CDS encoding DUF305 domain-containing protein, translating to MESMKNQHGIQHTQKSEENNPNHSLAMYKRFALMAVAMFVAMYFIMYAMIDGLQNLIPNINNLYMTLLMVSAMLIIEIWIMKGMYQNKKINWAIITVSLAIGIFSWFGIREQLFVGDKEFVKGMIPHHAAAVLMSEKAKLTDPELMELQKNILETQAKEIELMKRKLKEFENK from the coding sequence ATGGAAAGTATGAAAAACCAACACGGAATACAACATACCCAAAAGAGTGAAGAAAATAATCCCAATCATTCTTTAGCAATGTACAAACGTTTTGCTCTAATGGCTGTTGCAATGTTTGTAGCTATGTATTTTATTATGTATGCTATGATTGACGGTTTGCAGAACCTTATCCCCAACATCAATAATTTATATATGACCCTACTAATGGTTTCGGCAATGTTGATCATTGAAATATGGATAATGAAAGGAATGTATCAAAACAAAAAAATCAATTGGGCAATCATAACAGTTTCCCTAGCGATTGGCATCTTTTCTTGGTTCGGTATTAGGGAGCAATTATTTGTGGGAGATAAGGAGTTTGTAAAAGGTATGATACCGCATCACGCAGCAGCAGTGCTGATGTCTGAAAAAGCAAAGCTAACCGACCCCGAGCTGATGGAGTTGCAAAAAAACATACTCGAAACACAGGCAAAAGAAATCGAACTTATGAAGCGTAAGCTGAAAGAATTTGAAAACAAATAA
- a CDS encoding DUF6660 family protein — protein sequence MKIFVILFSIYFLALSVMPCTDACDINISNSSKSEFTKISNDQTNCKDVCSPFCSCACCHTVVNFTFQTFKISETKPSFGKQQKLPLWAFTFISNYHGNIWQPPKINA from the coding sequence ATGAAAATATTTGTAATCCTATTCAGTATCTATTTTTTGGCATTATCCGTAATGCCCTGTACTGATGCGTGCGATATAAATATAAGCAATTCTTCAAAATCAGAATTTACTAAAATCTCCAACGACCAAACGAACTGCAAAGATGTGTGCAGCCCTTTTTGTTCTTGCGCCTGTTGCCATACCGTTGTAAATTTTACGTTTCAAACGTTCAAAATAAGCGAGACAAAGCCGAGTTTCGGCAAACAGCAAAAACTCCCACTTTGGGCTTTCACTTTCATTTCCAATTACCACGGAAACATTTGGCAACCGCCAAAGATTAATGCTTAA
- a CDS encoding multicopper oxidase family protein yields the protein MNIPKNITIRLLQAVFILLCSQSLFAQKVVRYELYVKDTLVNYAGKEKRAISVNGQIPMPTLTFTEGDTAEIVVHNQLKESTSLHWHGVFLPNKEDGVPWLTQKPIKAGTTYTYRFPIIQHGTHWYHSHSGLQEQIGMYGSFIMKKKDDDKTFRKGIDDLPTVPIILSEWTNLNPDNINRMLHNANDWAAIKKNATQSYAEAIREGYFKTKIKNEWKRMLAMDVSDVYYDKILINGKYTTDLKTVDGKTLKAGDKVRLRISNGGASSYFWLRYAGGKITVVANDGNDVEPVEVDRLFIAVSETYDIVVTIPDDGVAYEFLATTEDRTQSASYFVGNGIKQLISPLPRLKYFEGMKMMNDMMKMNGDLDDMGMKMSLNQMDMNVVMYPEITGEAKPKEDHSQHNMNMENDPNRYNANALGEIKTLNYAMLQSPSNTELPKDAPVKELKFTLTGNMNRYVWSMDNKILSEVDKIPVKKGEILRITIHNNSMMRHPMHLHGFDFRVINGKGEKSPLKNVIDIMPMETDTIEFLANEEGDWFFHCHILYHMMSGMNRVFAVDDYQNPNLPNKKQAYNKLQRESNMPHFMAQNDFATNGNDGDAMLQNSRWSLGTEWRLGYNDMHGYEVETHLGRYIGKMQWFMPFIGFDWRYRKMGMDEHETNLFGQKNKKDTRRAFSLGFMYTLPMLVNFQAEVYHDGIVRLSLMREDIPISKRLRAGFLVNTDMEYIADLKYIINKNMGIRTHYDSDMGFGVGLVMNY from the coding sequence ATGAATATACCTAAAAATATTACGATCAGGTTGCTGCAAGCAGTTTTTATACTGTTATGTTCGCAATCTCTCTTTGCACAAAAAGTAGTTCGTTACGAGTTGTATGTAAAAGATACGCTTGTCAACTACGCAGGCAAAGAAAAAAGAGCCATTTCCGTAAATGGTCAAATACCAATGCCAACGCTTACATTCACAGAAGGTGATACAGCCGAAATTGTTGTACATAACCAATTAAAAGAAAGTACCTCATTGCATTGGCACGGAGTGTTCCTGCCCAACAAAGAAGATGGTGTGCCCTGGCTTACACAAAAACCTATTAAGGCAGGCACAACGTATACCTATCGTTTCCCAATTATCCAACACGGAACGCATTGGTATCACTCACATTCTGGTTTGCAGGAGCAAATTGGGATGTATGGTAGTTTTATAATGAAGAAAAAGGATGATGATAAAACCTTTAGAAAAGGAATTGACGATTTGCCGACTGTACCCATCATTTTAAGCGAGTGGACAAATCTTAACCCCGACAACATTAACAGGATGCTGCATAATGCCAACGATTGGGCAGCTATTAAAAAAAATGCAACACAGTCTTACGCAGAAGCCATTAGAGAAGGATATTTTAAAACAAAAATAAAGAACGAATGGAAACGTATGCTGGCAATGGATGTAAGCGATGTTTATTACGATAAAATTTTAATCAACGGAAAGTATACTACCGATTTAAAAACTGTTGACGGCAAAACGCTAAAAGCAGGCGATAAAGTACGATTGCGAATATCAAACGGTGGAGCTTCATCCTATTTTTGGTTGCGGTATGCAGGCGGTAAAATTACAGTAGTAGCCAATGATGGTAATGATGTAGAGCCAGTAGAAGTAGATAGATTATTCATTGCGGTTTCCGAAACTTATGATATTGTAGTAACAATTCCTGACGATGGAGTTGCCTACGAGTTTTTAGCCACAACTGAAGACAGAACACAATCGGCAAGCTATTTTGTAGGCAATGGTATCAAACAGTTAATATCGCCACTCCCAAGATTGAAATATTTTGAGGGGATGAAGATGATGAACGATATGATGAAGATGAATGGAGATTTGGACGATATGGGAATGAAAATGAGCCTGAACCAAATGGATATGAACGTGGTAATGTATCCTGAAATTACTGGAGAGGCAAAACCAAAAGAAGACCATAGTCAACACAATATGAATATGGAAAATGATCCCAACCGTTACAATGCAAATGCTTTGGGAGAAATCAAAACGCTGAATTATGCAATGCTACAATCTCCTTCCAATACGGAACTTCCTAAAGATGCGCCAGTAAAAGAATTGAAATTTACCCTTACCGGAAATATGAACCGTTATGTGTGGAGTATGGATAATAAAATACTTTCAGAAGTTGATAAAATACCTGTAAAAAAAGGAGAAATTCTACGAATTACCATTCATAATAACTCAATGATGCGCCACCCGATGCACTTGCATGGTTTTGATTTCAGGGTAATCAACGGTAAAGGCGAAAAATCACCACTAAAAAATGTTATAGATATAATGCCAATGGAAACTGATACCATTGAGTTTTTAGCAAACGAAGAAGGAGATTGGTTTTTCCACTGTCATATCCTTTATCATATGATGTCGGGAATGAACAGGGTTTTTGCAGTGGATGATTATCAAAATCCGAATTTACCCAACAAAAAACAAGCCTATAACAAGTTGCAGAGAGAAAGCAATATGCCGCACTTTATGGCGCAGAATGATTTTGCAACTAATGGTAATGATGGTGATGCAATGCTCCAGAACTCAAGATGGTCTTTAGGTACAGAATGGCGTTTGGGCTACAATGATATGCACGGTTATGAAGTAGAAACTCATTTAGGACGATATATTGGTAAAATGCAATGGTTTATGCCATTCATCGGTTTTGACTGGAGGTATCGTAAAATGGGAATGGACGAACACGAAACAAATTTGTTTGGGCAAAAAAATAAGAAGGATACACGTAGAGCCTTTAGTTTAGGTTTTATGTACACATTACCAATGTTAGTCAATTTTCAGGCAGAGGTATATCACGATGGCATTGTTAGGTTGTCATTAATGCGTGAAGACATTCCTATTTCTAAAAGATTAAGAGCAGGATTTTTGGTCAATACTGATATGGAATATATTGCAGATCTAAAGTACATCATTAACAAAAATATGGGCATCCGTACACATTACGATAGCGATATGGGTTTTGGAGTGGGGCTCGTAATGAATTATTAG
- a CDS encoding heme-binding domain-containing protein, with protein MKKVLKIILAIVLFIFIGIQFYQPALNVDKGQVYTTDFTQAYKMPVQVKAMFQTSCYDCHSNNTNYVWYDYVQPMRALVENHIKNAKEDLNFNEWDTYSNRKQERLLNSIKEQIETKQMPLSSYTMMHKNTKLNDEQIKVLTNWLKEQE; from the coding sequence ATGAAGAAAGTATTAAAGATAATATTGGCAATAGTGCTGTTTATTTTTATTGGAATACAATTTTATCAGCCTGCCCTTAATGTAGATAAAGGGCAGGTTTACACAACCGATTTTACCCAAGCCTATAAAATGCCTGTTCAAGTAAAAGCGATGTTTCAAACCTCTTGCTACGATTGTCATAGTAACAATACTAATTATGTTTGGTACGACTATGTGCAACCTATGAGAGCATTAGTAGAAAATCACATCAAAAACGCAAAAGAGGATTTGAATTTCAACGAATGGGATACATACTCAAATAGGAAGCAGGAAAGATTATTAAACTCAATTAAAGAACAAATCGAAACTAAACAAATGCCCTTATCATCATATACAATGATGCATAAAAATACAAAACTGAATGATGAGCAAATCAAAGTATTAACCAATTGGTTAAAAGAGCAGGAGTAA
- a CDS encoding efflux RND transporter permease subunit, whose amino-acid sequence MIQNLIKLSLRNRYFVLLIAIGLFIWGIFAVRDNPIDAIPDLSENQVIVFTEWMGRSPQIIEDQVTFPLVSNLQGIPKIKNIRASSMFGMSFVYVIFEDNVDIYWARTRVMERLNYAQRLLPQDVTPTLGPDGTGVGHVFWYHFDAPKMDLGDQRALQDWYVKFALQTVPGVAEVASFGGFEKQYQLIVDPVKLQYYNVSLMEVMNKVKANNNDVGGRKFEMADMAYVIRGLGYIKNVADIEEIAVGNYNGIPVRVKDIGSVQMGGDLRLGIFDADGEGEVVGGIVVARYGENADKVINDVKEKMKDVEKGLPEGVTFKTSYDRSTLIEGAIDNIKTKLIEEIIVVAIIVILFLFHWRSALSIIIQIPVTIAISFILLNAFGLSSNIMSLTGIALAIGVIVDNGIIMSENAYKNLSDWQNHQQNKTP is encoded by the coding sequence ATGATTCAAAATTTAATCAAACTCTCCCTCCGCAACAGGTATTTCGTTTTGCTGATTGCAATCGGCCTTTTTATCTGGGGTATTTTTGCGGTAAGGGACAATCCCATCGATGCCATTCCGGATCTGAGTGAGAACCAGGTCATCGTTTTTACCGAGTGGATGGGCAGAAGTCCCCAGATTATTGAAGATCAGGTGACTTTTCCTCTGGTCAGCAACCTTCAGGGAATTCCGAAAATTAAGAACATCCGCGCCTCTTCCATGTTTGGGATGAGCTTCGTATATGTTATTTTCGAAGATAATGTGGATATTTATTGGGCCAGAACCCGCGTAATGGAACGGCTCAATTATGCGCAGCGTTTACTCCCACAAGATGTCACCCCTACGCTCGGACCGGATGGCACCGGTGTTGGTCACGTTTTCTGGTACCATTTTGATGCACCCAAAATGGATTTGGGAGACCAGCGCGCACTCCAGGACTGGTACGTGAAATTTGCCTTGCAGACGGTTCCCGGTGTCGCGGAAGTGGCATCCTTTGGCGGCTTCGAAAAACAGTACCAGCTTATCGTAGATCCTGTAAAATTGCAGTATTACAACGTCTCCCTCATGGAGGTGATGAATAAGGTAAAGGCTAACAACAACGATGTAGGGGGACGGAAATTTGAGATGGCCGATATGGCCTACGTCATCCGTGGACTTGGTTACATTAAGAATGTAGCCGATATCGAAGAAATCGCGGTGGGAAATTACAACGGTATTCCCGTGCGGGTGAAAGATATTGGCTCGGTACAAATGGGTGGAGATCTTCGGCTGGGTATTTTTGATGCGGACGGTGAAGGTGAAGTCGTGGGTGGTATCGTGGTGGCACGGTATGGCGAAAATGCGGATAAGGTCATCAACGATGTGAAAGAGAAAATGAAGGACGTTGAAAAAGGACTCCCTGAAGGCGTCACCTTCAAGACATCGTACGACCGCAGTACGCTGATTGAAGGGGCAATAGACAATATTAAAACCAAGCTGATTGAAGAAATTATCGTGGTGGCAATCATTGTTATTCTGTTCCTATTCCACTGGCGAAGTGCATTGAGCATCATCATTCAGATTCCAGTCACCATTGCCATCAGTTTTATTCTGCTCAATGCGTTTGGACTTTCCTCCAATATCATGTCCCTTACAGGAATTGCGCTGGCAATTGGGGTGATTGTAGATAACGGAATTATCATGTCTGAAAATGCATATAAAAATCTCTCCGATTGGCAGAACCATCAACAAAATAAAACCCCCTAA
- a CDS encoding Fur family transcriptional regulator gives MKNEENILQQRNIKPTAMRLLVVEKLLKQQYAISHKELAEQFENADNVTLFRTLKTFLEHKLIHTIDDGSGVIKYALCQSGCNCDLSELHTHFYCTECKHTFCLNETEIPNIKVPQNFKLYGANLVLKGKCDKCNK, from the coding sequence ATGAAAAATGAAGAAAATATTTTACAACAAAGAAATATTAAACCCACAGCAATGCGTTTGTTGGTAGTAGAAAAATTGTTGAAACAGCAATATGCCATCAGTCATAAGGAATTAGCAGAACAGTTTGAAAATGCAGATAATGTTACGCTATTCAGAACGCTGAAAACTTTTTTAGAGCACAAACTTATCCATACTATTGATGATGGAAGCGGAGTGATAAAATACGCACTTTGCCAATCAGGATGTAATTGCGATTTATCGGAACTGCACACTCATTTTTATTGCACCGAATGTAAACATACTTTTTGCCTTAACGAAACAGAAATTCCAAACATTAAAGTCCCTCAAAACTTTAAATTATATGGAGCTAATTTAGTTCTTAAGGGGAAATGCGACAAATGTAACAAATAG
- a CDS encoding IS4 family transposase, protein MDSKLTLFSQIISKIDQGIFKKIVIEKKTDYRNKGFDSCNHLVSMLFCHFAKSTSVRDISNGLRSATGNLNHLGIKTAPSKSSISYQNGKRDADLFKDVYFKLLEQLGQHTKDRRIKLKIKVPVYLLDSTLISLCLSLFDWATYRTKKGAVKMHTLLEYDGKLPVYVNITKGSVADNKGAENIPLEKGAVIVADRFYNDFPMLSIWDSKGVFFVIRHKENLKFETLQERELPPKGAQSILKDEEIVLSNPLSKEKYPKKLRRVAIWDNENKQTIEMISNNFSWAASTIAELYKQRWQIEIFFRDIKQLLHIKTFIGTSENAVKIQIWTALITILILKYLKSIAKYNWQLSNLVAFIRLNIFVKINLQFWLDKPFEQPPETPKNYYQGVLF, encoded by the coding sequence ATGGATTCAAAATTAACATTATTTTCCCAAATCATTTCAAAAATAGACCAAGGAATTTTCAAAAAAATAGTAATTGAGAAGAAAACCGATTACCGAAATAAAGGATTTGATAGTTGTAACCACTTAGTTTCTATGCTTTTCTGTCATTTTGCCAAAAGCACTTCGGTTCGGGACATTTCCAACGGACTTCGCAGTGCCACAGGAAACCTGAATCATTTAGGGATAAAAACAGCACCTTCCAAATCTTCTATTAGCTACCAGAATGGAAAACGAGATGCAGATTTGTTTAAAGACGTGTATTTCAAACTATTAGAACAATTAGGACAGCACACGAAAGATAGACGGATAAAACTCAAAATAAAAGTTCCTGTCTATTTATTAGATTCTACCCTTATTTCTCTATGCCTGTCTTTGTTCGATTGGGCAACATATCGAACTAAAAAAGGAGCCGTGAAAATGCATACCTTACTTGAATATGACGGGAAACTTCCTGTTTATGTGAATATTACCAAAGGAAGTGTTGCTGATAACAAGGGAGCGGAAAACATTCCTTTGGAAAAGGGAGCAGTCATTGTTGCAGACCGATTCTATAACGATTTTCCAATGCTCTCTATTTGGGACAGCAAAGGTGTTTTCTTCGTAATAAGACATAAAGAAAATCTGAAATTTGAAACTTTACAGGAACGAGAACTTCCACCAAAAGGAGCTCAAAGCATCCTAAAAGACGAAGAAATAGTACTCTCAAATCCTTTATCCAAAGAAAAATATCCAAAAAAATTAAGAAGAGTGGCTATTTGGGATAATGAAAACAAGCAAACCATTGAAATGATTTCCAATAATTTCTCTTGGGCTGCTTCTACCATAGCAGAATTATACAAGCAAAGATGGCAAATTGAGATCTTTTTTAGAGATATCAAGCAGTTGCTTCACATCAAAACCTTCATTGGAACTTCTGAAAATGCAGTGAAAATCCAAATCTGGACGGCACTTATCACTATTCTCATTCTGAAATACCTGAAATCCATCGCTAAATATAATTGGCAATTATCAAATCTGGTAGCTTTTATCCGATTGAATATTTTTGTTAAAATTAATCTTCAATTTTGGCTCGACAAACCATTTGAGCAACCGCCTGAAACCCCCAAAAACTATTATCAAGGGGTTCTTTTTTGA
- a CDS encoding DUF3347 domain-containing protein, with product MKNIIFSIITLVAIAVVTISCNQSSNKNNNQQTNDSTAITETQDLSAATQNDTTAAVTSRDTLSQKVEKSAVKEQAQNFSIEPIVKDYLVLKNALVADNDKAAANAGKQLFATLSKVDMKTIAANKHKEFMDIFENAKENAEHIGDNAGKIDHQREHLASLSKDVSDLIVLFGTTQKLYQDHCPMYNDGKGAVWISEAKAIKNPYYGGKMLTCGSVKKEF from the coding sequence ATGAAAAATATAATTTTCTCAATCATTACATTAGTAGCAATTGCAGTTGTAACAATTTCCTGCAATCAATCTTCAAATAAAAATAACAACCAGCAAACTAATGATAGCACAGCCATAACTGAAACCCAAGATTTGTCAGCAGCAACACAAAATGATACAACAGCTGCCGTTACTTCAAGAGATACACTATCTCAAAAGGTGGAAAAATCCGCTGTAAAAGAGCAGGCACAAAACTTCTCTATTGAACCAATTGTAAAAGATTATCTGGTTTTAAAAAATGCACTCGTTGCAGATAATGACAAAGCAGCTGCTAATGCAGGAAAACAACTTTTTGCTACTTTAAGCAAGGTGGATATGAAAACCATAGCTGCAAACAAGCATAAGGAGTTTATGGATATTTTCGAAAATGCTAAGGAAAATGCAGAACACATTGGCGATAATGCAGGCAAAATAGACCATCAAAGAGAACATTTAGCATCATTAAGTAAAGATGTTTCCGATCTTATAGTATTATTTGGAACTACACAAAAATTATATCAAGACCATTGTCCAATGTATAACGATGGTAAAGGTGCTGTTTGGATTAGCGAAGCTAAAGCTATCAAAAACCCATACTATGGTGGTAAGATGCTTACCTGTGGCTCTGTAAAAAAAGAGTTCTAA
- a CDS encoding DUF3347 domain-containing protein translates to MKILVFSLLAIGTLALTSCKENKEQKSTTETSMQHDMSMMSDNSAMGDMPMDEKVTVIDAKKTSANLTELYSHYTHLTFALSGDDDKEAVNTAKGILEALPKINKKGFSAEQKKEYAELESSIKEHAQHIADNAGNIDHQREHLDLMSEDFYDLLKDFGTSKTVYKIFCPMYNDNKGAFWLSDSREIKNPYYGKKMASCGEVQEEIK, encoded by the coding sequence ATGAAAATACTAGTATTCAGCCTTTTGGCAATCGGAACATTGGCACTCACTTCTTGTAAAGAAAACAAAGAACAGAAAAGCACTACTGAAACATCCATGCAGCACGATATGAGCATGATGTCTGACAATTCAGCAATGGGCGATATGCCTATGGATGAAAAGGTAACCGTGATTGACGCAAAAAAAACTTCCGCAAATCTTACAGAACTCTATTCCCATTACACCCACCTTACATTTGCACTCTCAGGTGATGATGATAAAGAAGCAGTTAATACAGCCAAAGGAATTCTGGAAGCATTGCCTAAAATAAACAAAAAGGGATTTTCCGCTGAACAGAAAAAAGAATATGCAGAACTGGAATCAAGCATTAAGGAACACGCACAGCATATTGCGGATAATGCCGGAAACATTGATCATCAGCGCGAACATCTGGATTTAATGAGTGAAGATTTTTACGACCTGCTGAAAGACTTCGGAACATCAAAAACGGTGTACAAAATATTCTGCCCGATGTATAATGACAACAAAGGGGCCTTCTGGCTCAGCGATTCACGCGAGATCAAGAACCCTTATTACGGCAAAAAAATGGCTTCATGTGGTGAGGTTCAGGAAGAAATTAAGTAA
- a CDS encoding DUF3347 domain-containing protein: MKSLSKIVMVIAVLLSSVNSFAQIKNEKTETVKIYGNCEMCKKTIEKAGNLKNVATVNWNKDTKMATLNYDGKKTNQDEILKRIALAGYDSEKFLAPDDVYAKLSDCCQYKRELKPVAKTKDAGMDMKNEHANHNQSDMAQKNTTETQNVPQLKAVFDNYFSVKDALVKTDAGISSAKAAELVKAIKAVEMTKLSTEEHTVWMKVMKDLTANAEKIATSKDVAKQRETFVLLSKNMYELTKVSKQEAPVYYLHCPMYNNGKGANWLSKEEVVKNPYYGSKMLTCGSVQETIK, from the coding sequence ATGAAATCATTATCAAAAATAGTGATGGTAATCGCCGTATTACTATCATCAGTAAACAGTTTCGCACAAATCAAAAATGAAAAAACAGAAACCGTAAAAATATATGGCAACTGCGAAATGTGTAAAAAAACCATCGAAAAAGCAGGCAATTTAAAAAATGTAGCCACCGTAAATTGGAATAAAGATACCAAGATGGCTACACTCAACTATGATGGTAAAAAAACAAATCAGGATGAAATACTGAAACGTATTGCTTTGGCAGGTTATGACAGTGAGAAATTTTTGGCTCCGGATGATGTATATGCAAAATTATCCGACTGTTGCCAGTATAAAAGGGAACTAAAACCAGTTGCAAAAACCAAAGATGCAGGTATGGATATGAAAAATGAACACGCCAACCATAACCAAAGCGATATGGCTCAAAAAAACACCACTGAAACGCAAAATGTACCGCAATTAAAAGCCGTTTTCGATAACTACTTTTCGGTTAAAGATGCATTAGTAAAAACTGATGCAGGTATCTCATCTGCAAAAGCCGCTGAATTGGTAAAAGCTATTAAAGCAGTAGAAATGACAAAACTTTCTACTGAAGAACATACTGTTTGGATGAAAGTAATGAAAGACTTAACGGCAAATGCTGAAAAGATTGCTACTTCCAAAGATGTTGCCAAACAAAGAGAAACTTTCGTTTTGCTTTCTAAGAATATGTATGAATTAACTAAGGTATCAAAACAAGAAGCACCTGTTTATTATCTGCATTGCCCTATGTACAATAATGGGAAAGGTGCAAACTGGTTAAGTAAGGAAGAAGTGGTTAAAAACCCATATTACGGTTCTAAAATGCTTACCTGCGGTAGTGTGCAGGAAACTATTAAATAA